From Cervus elaphus chromosome 10, mCerEla1.1, whole genome shotgun sequence:
TTTGATACTCCTCAATCCTGAGGGGAATGGGTGTGAGACAAGAATGAGAACAACATTTTGGATAGAGGTTAATCATAAACTTGGCAGGGGAACTCTGTTTCaggggaggaagaaattttcctctaccctcCTGGCTGACCTAAGATTTAAATTGACAtgagattaacaagagaaaatcaaacagaagtttaataacatgtaatggtggctccagtggtaaagactctgcctcccAAGGCAGGAgccgtgagtttgatccctgggtggggagggtcccctagagaaggaaatggcaacccactccagttttcttgcctgggaaatcccatggacagaggagcctggcgggctacagtccatggggtagcaaagagtcagacgtcactgagtgactaaacaacaacattcatGGAACAGaccccaggaaaactgagtaactcaatGAATTGGCTGAAACACTCACTTTAAATACCATCATCAGCTAAAGATAAAGGAGGATGTTGGGATAGGGGTCTGAAATTTCACAAAGGAAGAAGgcaggactttcttggtggtccagtgattaagaatctgcttcTCAATGCAGaggacttgggttggatccctggttgggaaatgaAAATCCTGAATGCTGAGGGGCAATTAAGCCTATGAGCCACAACTGGACAGCCCATGCACCAtaacaaaaaatctacaaaaaggGTGTGCTACATAAAGatcccaacacagccaaataaataaacaagcattttaagaaaaaaggaagaaggccACAGATATCACAGAAAAGTACAcgtttggtaaacaaatgtttgctgggccagGCAGAGACAATGGGCAGAGAGAGGACTCTGATCTCTAGGCACTTCCTGGAATTTCCCCCCACCACACCTAGCTCACATTCTTTGCAGATATCTATGGCGATAGCTCTATCTAAATATTTTAGGCAGTTAGGGGGAAggtcaaagtttctttttttttttttttttgctacatcaagaggcatgtgagatcttagtttcccaaccagagatcaaatctgtgtccctgcTGTGGAAACatgatgtcttaaccactggatcaccagcgcAGTCCCCAagtttctttctgagtcttaATAAAACCTTGCTCCTCAGATTGGGGTTTAAATCCACATCCCAGGACTCAAACTCAGCCAGAAACCATTGTCTTTTAGTTGAGTTCACACTCCTGGTCTCAGGACCTAATAAAGCTCAGGTTCTTTATGTCtaattgcagaaagaattcagggagagacaaagtgataggtaagaagtgaatTTATTGGGCTGACCAAAAAGTaccttctgttttttaaataaaaataaatgacatattttttgttttcaccAAGAGCTTTATTGAACAGTGtattcaccattttgttccactaccttctgtcatttttcaggcaactacatcatttcatcttcccaaaacttttttatctttttgagaaaaaaaaactgttccaGGTTACTCTTACAGTCTTTcagggaattgaaattttttccattaacagaattttgtagggacttccctggtggtccagtggttaagactttgctttccagtgTAGGGGCTGCGGGTTCAATCCTGgctgaggagctaagatcctacatgtctcatgaccaaaaaaaaaaaacaatattgtaacaaactcaataaagacttttaaaaaattttaagataattttgtaAAGACTAAAATAAATGGACATCCAAAGGTGCAATGTTTGGCAAATACggcagatgaatcagaacttaCCAGCCAAAATGTAAtggtttttgcctggtcatcaaagaaacatgtggtCTTGCCTTATCCTAATGGAAGATTATGTTTTCTATTGACTAATTCTGGATGTTTTTCACTGAGTGCTGCTTTCAATCGGTCTGAGAGCAGTACTTGTTGAAAGTAATCGCTTGATTTTTCCAGAAGGAGCTCCCTTCCACTCCCAACATATATACATCATCCCCTTCTTTGAATGAAGACTGGGCTTTGGtatggttggtggtggttcatttcacttgccccaCAATCTCTTCCATCCACATTATTatacagtatccacttttcattgcccatcataatttgctttaaaaacagaAGGTTTTCATTATGTTTCAGTAGAGAATCACATGTGGAAATATGGTCaagaaagtatttttctttcaagcaacttatgtggaacccaaacatctaAGTGATTAACACAACCAAGCTGGTACAAATGATTTTCAAAGCttaatttggatattttgagtatgctATCTCCCATATGGTATAATTTTGATTGTTCTCAATATCTCAACTGATTGCTATTAACTTAAACCAGTCTACCTGACTATGGAGCATCACCCagcaaaaaaaaatctctaacacGAAACTTCACCATCACTTTTGACACGTTTGATTGGTCACAACATCTTCTCCATACACtgcataaatctttttttttttttgcatgtcaattgtatttttatacttcttgaaataataaagcattatatgaagaaaatgtgacttttttcttccatcttcaatattaaaatggctacacaaaaattcaccaattttgatgtttttttaaTACACACTGATACAGCAGCTGTCACAGTCTAACAAAACTGTTTCATATGACGTTAAAGACAACTAAGCactattctggaaaaaaatgaacaaaccttctggccaacccaacatgtagagagaaacacactccacagagttTGCCATTTCAGAAGGCAAGAGGCCCTGACACAtggggtggttagtttttatgggctagGTAACTTCATAGGCTAAACAGTGGgaagattattccaactatttggaTAAGGGGAGGAGATTTCCAGGAATCGGGCCACTGTCcatttttggccttttatggtcaGCCTCAGACCTGTCATCTCATTGGTGGGTGTGTCACATAGTGTATGCTAATGGATTACACAGTTCATTGTGGGTTCATGTCCCATCTGAAGCACAGCTGGGTTCAAGTCCCCTGTGAGGCACACTGGGTttgaggataaggtggttggatggcatcaccaactcaatggacgtgagttggagcaaactccgggagatggtgaaggataggaaagcctggtgtgctgcagtctacggggtcacaaagagttggacacaactgagcaactgaacaacaacaatgaattacAATGAGCGTGGAATGAGCCTCAAGGTCTGCTGGAAGTTGAATCTTCTGCCGTCTTAGACCTAGTGGGTTCTAACCAGTTTGTCATACCCTCAAcagctatgtcattcttttaaaagttgtgccctgccccctttcccttctgtttcattagggaaagacaaataccatatgacatcacttgtatgtggaatctaaaatatgacatcaatgaacttatctacaaaacagaaatagacatgcagaacagacttgtggttgccaaggcagAGGTTGGGATTTGCAGATGCAATCTATTCTATatagaatggatgaacaacaaggtcctactgtatagtacagggaactatattcaatatcctttggtgaactataatgaaaaagaatatgaaaaagagcatatgtatattattattgtttagtcactaagtcgtgtccaactcctgtgaccccttggactgtagcttgccaggctcctctgtccatgggatttcccaggcaagaatattagagtgggttgccatttctttcatatatatttatatatttatttatttatttttcatgttacaGTGCAATGCAGGTTGGTAGATAGGGCACTGCCCCTCACAATCTAGGGCCCAGATTCCTCCATCTACAGACTCAGTCTTCTCTGGTGCTTGGAGCCTGCTCCATAGCCAGAGATTGTGGGTTCATGTCCCATCTGAAGCACAACTGGGTTCGAGTCCCAATCTGAGTTGTTTGGCTTCAGCAGCGTTAGACACATTTTAAGTGCTCAACAGTCATTTGAACAGCGTGTATTATAAAACAATGCCATCATCAGTTCTACTGGGCAGCCTCTCATGAATCTTGGTGACTATTCTAAAAATGAAGGCTGATCCTACGTCCCTCTTTGTCCCGCTGGAATTCTAAGGCTCCTACAGcctaaaagctgatgctttgGGGAAGCATAAAGGACGTCAGGAGccgggaggaaaaagaaatattcctCCACCGGGATACCTTTCAAAGCGTCTCTGAAGATTCTGGGATCTTTCCAGGCTGAAGGCGTTCCCAAGAACTTTGAATTCATTGGTTGGTGGTGGAGGGACGGGTTGCCAGTGCTTTGCTCTGATTGGGCATTTTCTCTTAGCGGAAAACCAATCATTGAGCGAgatgggggcggggccaggctcTCAGTACAGGCCCCGCCCAGAGTTCCGGAGCCCACCCACCTCCCCGGCGGGTCAGATTGGCGGTGAGTTCTGACCACCTAGGTCTTAAGGGCCCTTCTACCCTGGAATCCCTCTCACCAAGGCCGACTGGGAGACGAGGGCAGGtcctccccctgctcctcacCGCGGGAAACACCCCTTCCGCAGCCCTGAGCCCCCAGGTGTCCAGCCTCGCACTCTCTGTGCTCAGGGTTCCCTCCTGTGAAATGGGATTGCATTGTTCCCCGGGCAGAGGCGCGCAGAGGCCGCCTCCTGACAGCCTCCTCTGCTCCGCACGAGGGTGGGAGGGGGTTAGAGCTTGAGGTGGGCCATGTCCCCACAGCAGGATGGCGGAGGGCAGGAGCCTGTCCGAGGTGCGTGCGCTGGTTGGGGCTTCGCATGGCATCACTGATCTGGCCCGCAAGCTTCACTTCTATGACCAATGGGCTCCGAACTATGACCAGGTAAACCGGCCAGGTCCTCACCTCTGCCCTCCTCCGCTCATCTGGCCTCAATTTTCCTGTCTGTAAGGCCGGAATAGTAAGCCTAGCATCATCCCAGGGAGATGAATGTGAGAGTGAAGTAAGACCTGGGTGCAACCTCCAGTCCTGTCTGCTCTCCATCCAACTCTTCTTCAGCCCAACCACAGTGGCCCTGCCCTCTGACCCTCTTCCAGATTGGCAGCCCCTAGAGATCGGGGGCCAAGACCTCCTCACCCAGGTACAGGAGTCCAGGCAGAGAAGCTGCCTGGAAGAGGTGCCGTGAGGGGTCACAATGAACTAAGCAGAGAGCGATGCCAAGGCCCACAGAAAAGGCCCGTTGGCAGAGGAAAGCACCTCACACCTGGGTCTCCCCTCACTGTAGTTCCACCAGATCCTGGGCCCCCAGCACACACATACAGCTTGGCTTGGCTGGCTCTACCCCACAAGAAGGGCCCCTAAATGCCGGAGCGTGGGGTGGCGGTTGGCTCAGCATTCTGTCCCCAGGATGTGGCTGCCCTGCAGTACTGCGCTCCGCGCCTCGCAGTCGACTGCCTCAGCCAAGCCCTTCCGGGTCCACCCCACGCTGCCCTGATCCTGGACGTGGCCTGTGGTACTGGCCTCGTGGCTGCAGAGGTGAGGCCACCCCAGACCCCCCTACCCTCCCGTCAGCCCCTACTTGCTCAAAATTCCTACTACCCCAGTCCCAGATCCCCGCTCGCCTGCTCAGACTCACTGTTTCCAGACACTGGGACCACATTCACCGTGGGGCCCCCTGTCCTCCCCGAGGTGCGGGGACCCACCTGGGAGGTGGCAGGTGGGAACTGTGAGtgggtccccccaccccagctgcagGCTCGGGGCTTCCGCCAGCTGCATGGGGTGGATGGAAGCCCAGGGATGTTGGATCAGGCCAGGGCCCGCGGCCTCTACCAGTGCCTCAGCCTCTGCACCCTGGGCCAGGAGCCACTACCCAGTGCTGAAGGTacttcccctcccaccttgaCAGCCCAAGGCCCACCCTCTGACAGAGCCCCTTCCTTTTGCCAAGACGCCATCCCCCTTGCCTAGccctccccaaccccccccccaacacacacacacactccgagCCCCTCAATCTCTCACTGAGATGCTTTCCCTGAAACTTCCATCCCATGACCTGATCTCAGTCCAGGACTGGGCCACAGCTGCCATATGGCCCAGGGGATCATGGTCCTGCAGACCCCAGCAGCAGGCCTGGTCCCTCCCCAGTCCCCACCATGAACACCGTCCTCCAGGGTGGTCTGAGGCCACACTGAAGACAAACCACCACACCATGTCCGCATCCCCACACAGGGACCTTCGACGCGGTGCTGATGGTGGGTGCCCTCAGTGATGGCCAGGTGCCCTGCAGCGCGATACCTGAGCTCCTGCGAGTTACCAAGTCAGGTGAGAAGCAGCCCGTCCAACCACACCCACGCACACCTTCCCTTCTCCACATGCACAGACACAAGCCTCAGAACCCCTCAGGCCAAGCGAGGTGTGGGGtgtgcctggggtcacacagtctAGCATCTCAGCCACCAGCTTCCAGCCCAGGCTCGGCCTCAGCTGCTACCATCAACAGACCCAGGTAGTCAGCTTGCCTCTCAGCCACTGGGAAACTGGAAATAGCTCCACTCCTTTTTGGCCTCTGTATCCTCACCAATAAGCAGAGTGGCACCGTCCCTTCCCCACAAGCGTTGCAGTGAGAATTGGGTGAAGTAGTGTCTatcagttggagaaggaaatggcaacccactccagtgttcttgcctggagaatcccagggacgggggagcctggtgggctgccgtctatagggtcgcacagagtcggacacgactgaagtgacttagcagcagcagcagcagccgcagcgtctatcagggcttccctggtggctcaaactgagacaaaagaatctgcctgcaatgcgggagacctgggttcgatccctggatcgggacaatcctctggagaagggaataactaactacctactccagtattcttgcctggagaattccatagacagaggagcttggcaggctatagtccatggaatcgcaacgagttggacacgactgaatgactttcacttgcTCACTCAGTGTCTATAAGGCCTGTATTTCaatcctggcacatagtaggggcTCAGTTCAGTTCCCTCATCTTCCAGCTTCCCCACTAACTCAGGGCCAGCCATTAGAGGTGTCTCTTTCACTTTCGCAGccccagtttccttatctgtgaaatggagctgATAGATATAAGCACTTTTCTATAAACTCCACACACGGGGCTGGTGTGCAGGTGGGGATTGTGGTTACTGTGTTCCTACTGTGTGCCTTACCCCATGGGAGCCTCTGGACTGGGGAGAAGGTATACACGCACCCCACACACCCTGGGAAGGGGCCAGGGGAAAAAGACCAGGCCGGAGGTGGGCCCCAGGAATGTGGGTGTTCAGTCCTCCAAGAATTCAGGGAAGCGAGGCATCTCCCACTTCTGGCATGTGGGGGTGACACGCAGGCTCACAGTCCAAGTGAAGTCCCAGGCAGAAAGGAGAGTGGTGAAGTATGAGGACTGTGAGGTTCAGACCCGGTCGAAGCACAGGATCTGGAAGCCCTGAAGGTGCCCCATCCCAGCAAGACCTCATCTACTCCTGCCCCGCTTCACTGCCCTCAGGGCCCAGCAGGGGCTGTGGTTAAGTCAGGGCAGGTCCGGACAGGCTTCACCCTCAGGGAACCACAGAGGCTGACGGATGCAAGGACATTGTGTTGGGGTCAGAGAGAGAGGTAGTGATCAGGCTCAGAGGGACAGGAAACTTCCATCACCTGAATCAGTAAGGAAACCAGGCCACCTCGCCCAGCCTGGGCTTGCCAGACCCCTCAGCTGGCCAGTCTGCCTGCCCACAGGTCATAGGCTCTCCTGCTTCAGAGCCTTTCCTCTACaaagcacccccctcccccagtagCACCCTGCTTCTCCttacctcctcctccaggaagccttccagacCCCTGTCTCTTCTGAGTATATTTGAGCCCGTgctgagcacacagtaggtgcctaGAGAAGACCTGGAGGGACGaggtcactcattcattcagccagcGCTTACTGAGTGTGCTGGGCTTCCTGTGAGACAGGGTAATCTTCCTCGCGTTGCAAGCTGGGAAACTGAGAGGTCAAGAGGTGAAGGGACTTGCTCTAGGTCCAAAGCCCGTTAGCGTTCAGACCCAGCCACACCCTCCAGCAGACAGACTGGGTGAGCAGGGAGAAGGTAGGCCCCTCTGTCAAGGGGATTCAGCCAAGAATTCCCAGCGGAAAGGATGCTTGAGCCTTGAAGAGTGCATAGGAGGCCATCAAGCTGGAGGAGCAGAGGCTATATGCCTGAGGGAGGGGTCAGCGAGCCCCAGAGGCTTGGAGATGGGAAACAGCTGGCCTGGGTTCAAAGCTGGGAGGACTTCCGCCTGTGAGGATGTGAGTGGGAAGGGGACCAACTTCCCTGTCCCCCCACTCACCTgctcctctcccacccctccccaggtgGGCTGGTTTGTCTGACCACCAGGACCAACCCATCCAACCTTCGATACAAAGAGGCGCTGGAGGCCACCCTGGACAGGCTGGAGCAGGCTGGGGCATGGGAACGCCTGGTGGCCCGGCCTGTAGACCGGTGGGAACTGGCCACCTCCGAGCTCGAGGTGGGGCCTGGCACCTCCGACAGCGACGGCTTCATCTCAGGCATCATCTATCTGTACCGGAAGCAGGCGGCAGCCCAGGCTGcgggagggaggcctggtgcctAGGCCCCAGCTGGCCTCCGACTCTCCTGTGGcctcagccaggctcctctgctttgCCTGTAAAATGAAGCCAGTGagtcacccctgcccccaggagaGTTGTGCCTATTAAATGAGACCCAAAGTGGACATCAGAACTCTGGTGCTGTGGTTTTCTCATCCGGAGACAGAGGGATGAAACAGGACAAAGAGGGCCGCCACCCCCGGCTGTCCCTGGGCCTTGGCACGCTAGGGCCACAGATGCGACTCCGAGACTCCTCCCAGGGTGGAGGGCCCTCTCCCTCTAACCCGCAGATCAGGAACCCGTGCTCACACATCCTGCCAAACACTTTCACGTGTCCTGGGttcggtttcctcatctctaaagggATCGGAATGCGGAGCAGAGAATCTCAGGGCGTCGCTTGGAGGCTGCCCCAGAGCCCAGCAGGTGAAAGGGCCTGGGTGACTAGTCAGCACCAGCACTGGTGGGGATGTGCCCAGGGCTGATGATAACTCCTCCACACAGGAGCCACGGGAAGGCTTCACGGAGCAGGAGGCGTGGAGCCGGGCCTTCAGGACTAACAGGGTtcagagggtggaggagggaaaaaagacattccaggctgagggcagggactgcCTGAGTACAGGCTGGGAGAAACGATCTGGGGGGTGAGCCGATCTGTGGGGTGAGCCGACCAGCCTGGCTGCCCAGACAAACCTGGAACAAAAGTGGGAGGGGGCAGGTGGCCCATCCCCCAGGGCTGGCTGTTCTCTGTCCTCCCTTCTAGGGTCCCCAGCACTTCACGAGGATCCAGGGCTTTACACTGACAAACAGAGGGCTTGAGCAAGGTGGCTACAAAGGTCAGGGCCAGTTTCCATGTCTCACAGTTCCCCAATATCAGTTTTGTTAAGTCTTCCCATCCCAGCCACTCCTTGGGGGTCCTGCCCCTTACCAACCCCCTGCCCAGGCCTCCAACCCCGCgcgccacccccgccccaccccatgTCCACAACTGAAATCAGATCAATAGAGAGAATTCCTGTGCACAGGTCCCATTTAttgtagaaaataatagcaattacCGTGACAAATAGCttaaattacaaaacagaaaccacGTAGGAGGCAGGGGAGAGCCCCAGGACTTCCTGGGATGAGGGCCGGAGAAAGAGTGATCCCCCTGCCCTCTCCAGGCTGCCAACGACCTTGGCAGGGGCGGAGGATCCAGAGGTGACCAGGGTCAAGGGGCCGGGGGCCCTGGTCGGGGGGCTGGAAGGGGTGCAGGCAGCCTGGGCCACCTCTATGGCCTCCTCCCTCACCACTACCCAAACCAGTTTGTAGCACCTCCGCCCCTCCCCCCTAAACCTGTCCGTCCACTCTGCAACTAAGCTCCAAGGGCAGGTAGGTGAGCAAGGCGGCCATACTCATGGCCCCGGGTTTCTATGGGCAAGACCCAGCCTAAGTGCTCACTGGCCCAGCCAGAGAATGCTggcagaggggagcagggaggacgGAAGAAGGGGGACAGTGGTCAACGCAGGCCCTGTGGTCCACTGAGCACCCACAAAGAGACAGAGCCCAAGCAGAGTCAGGGCTGAACTGTTCTGGCCAGCAGGAGCCAGCCCCCTGTATCCACAGCCATTCGGAGGAGGGTGGCCCAGGAGTCTCTTTCTATTCCTCCTTGCTGGTGTCGGAGATGGCCTTGAGAAAGTGTCCAAGAGGGCCAGGAGGCTCTGGGGGCTGCTGACCCGGTCCCCTGCCACCCATGGCCAGGCCATCCGCCCAGGGTCACAGATTGCAGTGAGCTCAGTCCATGgagaaacaaagaggaaaggaaaaaaaaaaaagagtcaacaGTAGGCCTTAGACGTAGTTGCTGGCTGGGGCGGAGCGGGCGGCGGAGTACTTAGCGGAGTAGGGCTTGTCGTTGCGGGGCGGGCAGTTGAAGCAGAGCAGGGCCCCCCCAAGCATCAGCAAGCCAGCGGCGGCCCAGCCCACGTAGAGCGAGGCCCCCATCTCCCGCTTCTGGCCCGAAGCCACCAGAGGGTTGTAGAAGTCGCGGATGATGTTGTTAGCCGTCCAGGATACGGGCACCATCACCAGCAGACCGGCCAGCAGGAACACCACGCCGGCCACAATCATGATCTTGGCCTTGGAGCTCTCATCATCCACGCAGTTGGTGCACTTGCCGCCCACCACCGACAACAGCACGCCAAACACGGCCAGGATGATACAGATGACGATGAGGGCGCGGGCCGCCTGCAGGTCCTGCGGCAGCGCCAGCAGCGAGTCGTACACCTTGCACTGCATCTGGCCGGTGCTCTGCACCACGCAGTTCATCCACAGGCCCTCCCAGATGGTCTG
This genomic window contains:
- the METTL27 gene encoding LOW QUALITY PROTEIN: methyltransferase-like protein 27 (The sequence of the model RefSeq protein was modified relative to this genomic sequence to represent the inferred CDS: inserted 2 bases in 1 codon), with product MAEGRSLSEVRALVGASHGITDLARKLHFYDQWAPNYDQDVAALQYCAPRLAVDCLSQALPGPPHAALILDVACGTGLVAAELQARGFRQLHGVDGSPGMLDQARARGLYQCLSLCTLGQEPLPSAEGTFDAVLMVGALSDGQVPCSAIPELLRVTKSGGLVCLTTRTNPSNLRYKEALEATLDRLEQAGAWERLVARPVDRXGNWPPPSSRWGLAPPTATASSQASSICTGSRRQPRLREGGLVPRPQLASDSPVASARLLCFACKMKPVSHPCPQESCAY
- the CLDN4 gene encoding claudin-4, which gives rise to MASMGLQVMGIALAVLGWLGAILSCALPMWRVTAFIGSNIVTSQTIWEGLWMNCVVQSTGQMQCKVYDSLLALPQDLQAARALIVICIILAVFGVLLSVVGGKCTNCVDDESSKAKIMIVAGVVFLLAGLLVMVPVSWTANNIIRDFYNPLVASGQKREMGASLYVGWAAAGLLMLGGALLCFNCPPRNDKPYSAKYSAARSAPASNYV